The window TTACAGCCTTGAGCTTAGCCAGGACAAAAATTTTAAAGATCTTGTCTGGGCTAGCAAAAAGACCGCTTCTTCAAATTCACAGCTTGTCAGTTTTGAAGGCAAGATCCTTGGGTCTTCGACATTGTTTTATTGGAGGGTCAAGGTCTGGTCCAACCAGGGGGAAGAAAGCCCCTGGTGCACAGCTTCATTTGAAACCTCCCTGCTGACGCCTAAAGAATGGAAGGCGGCCTTTATTGCGGGCGAGCCTAAAACCGCAGGCAAGAGTTCCGCGGGCATAGCCTTCAGGAAGGAATTCTCCGCAGCCAAAACAATAAAATCCGCAAGGCTCTACGCCAGCGCCAAGGGGATTTACGAAGCCTTTTGCAATGGCAAGAGGGTGGGCGATCAGTTCCTTGCTCCGGGCTTTACAGAATACAAATACAGGCTTCTTTTTCAGACCTACGATCTTACCAAATTGATAAAGAAGGGCGCCAATGCCCTGGGGCTCCAGGTAGGGCCCGGCTGGTACAAAGGCGATATGGCAGGCTGGCTTGGCAAGAGGAATGTTTTCGGGAAACAGACAGCCATCATTGCCCAGCTCCGCCTGGAATACGATGACGGCTCTGTGGAAATTGTCTCCAGTGATAAAACCTGGAAGACCGCCCCTTCGCCGGTGCTCTATTCTGAAATTTACCATGGCGAAATTTACGATGCCACAAAAGAAATGAAGGGATGGGCCGAGGCGGGATTTGACGACAAGGCCTGGCAGCCTGTTTTAATTGAGAGCAAAGATACCTCTACCCTTAAGCCCCATGACGGGCTTCCGGTACATGAAGAAGAATTCTTCAAAGCCAAGGCAATTTTCAAAACCCCTGGCGGGGATACAGTAATAGACTTTGGCCAGAATATTTCCGGCTGGGTGCGCTTTACCGCCAAAGGCAAGGCAGGAGACAAGATAAAGATACGCCATGCCGAAACCCTGGATGCCCAGGGGAATTTCTATACTGCCAACCTCAGGGCGGCAAAGCAAACCATCGAATACATCTGCAAAGGCGAAGGCATTGAAACCTATTCCCCCCACTTCACCTTCCAGGGCTTCAGGTATATCGCCATAGACTCATGGCCGGGGACGGTAAGCAAGGAAAATTTTGAAGCTGTAGCCATCTATTCCGATATGCGCCGTGCCGGGACTTTCAAATGCTCCTATAAAAAACTCAACCAGTTTGTAAGTAATGTAAGCTGGAGCATGAAGGACAACTTTGTCGATGTCCCCACGGACTGCCCCCAGCGGGACGAAAGGCTGGGCTGGACAGGGGACGCCAACATCTTCTCCAGGGCTGCATGCCTCCTTATGGAAACAGCGCCGTTCTACAAAAAATGGCTCAGGGATCTTGCAGCATCCCAAAGGCCCGACGGCAAGGTGCCCCATGTGGTGCCCGATGTGCTGATAACGAGCAATTTTGACGGCCATGATATTGACGCCGCCGGGGCTACTGCCTGGGCTGACGCAGCCGTAGGCATACCCTGGAATGTGTACACGTATTTTGCGGATAAAGATCAGCTCGAAGAGCAGTATCCCTCCATGAAAAAATGGGTGGATTATATCAAGGGCGTTGCCCAGGGCGGGCTCTTTAACACAGGCTTCCATTTCGGCGACTGGGTAGCCCTGGATGCCAAGGAAGGAAGCTACTATGGCGCTACCCCGAATGATCTTGCCGCCACAGTTTATTATGCCTATTCGGCGGAACTGCTTTCAAAGGCAGCAGCTGTGCTGGGCAAGGCTGAAGATGCAAAAAAATACGCCAAACTCCGGGAGGAAATAGGCGAGGCTTTTGCAAAAGAATTCTTTACCCCATCGGGGAGAATCGCAGCCCGCACCCAGACTGCCTGCATACTGGCCCTCAATTTCGGGCTGGTGCCCAAGGCATACAAGGCCCGCACCTTGCAGACCCTGGTGGATCTGTTGAAAGAGAACAAAAACCACCTCACCACAGGTTTCCTGGGCACCCCCTATGTCCTTAAAGCGCTGGAAGAAAACGGCCGCTCGGACCTGGCTTACGAACTTCTGCTCAAAGAAGATTTCCCCTCCTGGCTCTACCAGGTAGTAAAAGGGGCCACCACCATTTGGGAACACTGGGACGGCCTTAAGCCCGATGGAACCATGTGGAGCCCCGACATGAACTCCTTTAACCATTATGCCTATGGCGCAATTGCCGACTGGGTCTTTAGCTCTGTCGGCGGCCTTGACACCGACCCTGCCAAGCCCGGTTTTAAAGGAAGCATTATAAAACCCAACCCCGGCAAGGAAATAAAATGGGCGGAGACTAAATACGTTTCAGGTTACGGCCTAGTTTCGGTACGCTGGGAAATCATTAAAGACAAGATAAAGATTGATGTGGAAGTCCCCCCCAATACCACTGCCAAAGTGGTATTGCCCAATGCGAAACCGGGAAGCATCGGCGGCGTTGCATTTACCAAAACAGCCCTGGGCACAGAGGCTGAAATCGGATCAGGGGCTTACAGCTTTTCTTATCCCTGGCCCGGAAAATAGCCGATAAGGGGGTAAGATGAAAAAATCCTACCCCCTTGTTGCCTCGATTTCGTTTGTATCCATTCTGCTCTTTTCCTGCGCCGGAAGCCCCAGGACTTTAGTCCCGGGCGATTCCATGGCCGCAGCAAAGGCCTCCATGCAAATTGCCTCGGTTCCCGAAACTGCGCCGAAAAGGCCAGAGAAGCCGGAAATTCCCCCCAAGCCCCAGGAGATCATGGGGCTTGGCATGGTCAACGAACAAAAAATGGCAGA is drawn from Leadbettera azotonutricia ZAS-9 and contains these coding sequences:
- a CDS encoding glycoside hydrolase family 78 protein, whose amino-acid sequence is MLKATDPRCEYRTNPVGIPTGKPRFSWKIETDKKNVKQTAYSLELSQDKNFKDLVWASKKTASSNSQLVSFEGKILGSSTLFYWRVKVWSNQGEESPWCTASFETSLLTPKEWKAAFIAGEPKTAGKSSAGIAFRKEFSAAKTIKSARLYASAKGIYEAFCNGKRVGDQFLAPGFTEYKYRLLFQTYDLTKLIKKGANALGLQVGPGWYKGDMAGWLGKRNVFGKQTAIIAQLRLEYDDGSVEIVSSDKTWKTAPSPVLYSEIYHGEIYDATKEMKGWAEAGFDDKAWQPVLIESKDTSTLKPHDGLPVHEEEFFKAKAIFKTPGGDTVIDFGQNISGWVRFTAKGKAGDKIKIRHAETLDAQGNFYTANLRAAKQTIEYICKGEGIETYSPHFTFQGFRYIAIDSWPGTVSKENFEAVAIYSDMRRAGTFKCSYKKLNQFVSNVSWSMKDNFVDVPTDCPQRDERLGWTGDANIFSRAACLLMETAPFYKKWLRDLAASQRPDGKVPHVVPDVLITSNFDGHDIDAAGATAWADAAVGIPWNVYTYFADKDQLEEQYPSMKKWVDYIKGVAQGGLFNTGFHFGDWVALDAKEGSYYGATPNDLAATVYYAYSAELLSKAAAVLGKAEDAKKYAKLREEIGEAFAKEFFTPSGRIAARTQTACILALNFGLVPKAYKARTLQTLVDLLKENKNHLTTGFLGTPYVLKALEENGRSDLAYELLLKEDFPSWLYQVVKGATTIWEHWDGLKPDGTMWSPDMNSFNHYAYGAIADWVFSSVGGLDTDPAKPGFKGSIIKPNPGKEIKWAETKYVSGYGLVSVRWEIIKDKIKIDVEVPPNTTAKVVLPNAKPGSIGGVAFTKTALGTEAEIGSGAYSFSYPWPGK